The genomic DNA CCAGCACTGCTCTGACTTCTTAGCTCTCCTGCATGACATCTCCCAAAGGCTCACTTGCAGCTGGCCAGCTGGTCCCCATGGGCTCTTGTGGTAGGAGCAGTGAGCTGGCCACTGCCAAAACATGAGCCTGGCTACAAGCGTAGAGGATAGCACAGAGCATCAGCTGGCTTTTcctgtttcccttttcctttccagacTCTTCTATCAGCATCCCTACACCCTTTGCATCCCAGAGGGGGTGAAGGCACTGGGGAATCTGCTAAGCTGCTCAAAGAAGATGGAGCAAATGCATCATTCCCTGATGGACTCACAGCAAAATTTCTCCCAAGAAACGTACCAGCAAATATCTTGACACCCAGAGCTCTCTTTTGTCTGCACCAGGATAAACCATGGCTTCAAGGATCAAGGATGGGAGTTTGCTCTTTGTGGGGTTTTTATGCTGGGTTTCATGGTAGGAATTTAAATCTTTCTGTCACAGCTTCTGGGACTTGGTATTTACTGCTGTTAACAAACCATTGGGCAGCAAGTCCCCTAaaggtgaggggaaaaaaggtgaCGTGAAAATCAGGAATCCCAGAGAATATTTTACGCAGTGATAAACAGaacaaggaagggaagaggggaCTGGATCTGTCCAACAGCCATCGTCGGATGCCCACACTAGGGACAGGgtttctctctctgctctcaGCCATATACACCATTCCCTGATGGGCTCTCAGTGATATCTCCCAGGGAACACAGCCTGGGAAAACATCTTATTCTTACACCTAGTGCTCCCTGCTGTCTGCATCGGGCTAAACCTCGGCTTCAGGTTTCGGGGGAGGGAGTCTGATCTGCAGGTGGGTTTGAAGATGAGTTTGCCATAAGGCTCTTCCTCTGCTCAAGGTGTTTGTAAGTTATTTTGAAGATAAGTTTGCCACAAGGCTCTTCCTCTGCTCAAGGTATTTgtaagaaatatatttctgtgtgCATTTAGAATTAGGTGACCATGTTCGAGCTCTGGCGGAAGCACATCCCACACACAGGGCACTGCTACAACTTGACTCCTTTGTGGACACACTTGTGTGATCTAAGGTCAGAACTGCTCTCAAAGGCCTTTGCACAGTCAGGACACTTGTAGGGTCTCTCTCCTGTGTGGATCCGTTTGTGCAATTTGAGTCTATATCTCGACGGGAAGCCCTTCTCACACTTAAGGCACTTGTAGTGCATCTCTCCTGTGTGGATCCATTTGTGCGCATTGAGTCTATATCTCGACTGGAAGCCCTTCCCACACTCAGGACACTTGTAGGGTCTCTCTCCTATGTGGATCCGCTTGTGCAAGTTGAGTCCATGATGCGActggaaggtcttctcacactCAGGGCACTTGTAGGGTCTCTCTCCTTTGTGAAAATACTTATGGGAGGCGAGTGCAGAGCTCCTTCTGAAGCTCTTCTCACACTCCAAGCACTTGTAGGGTCTCTCTCCTGTGTGAATCCGCTGGTGTATAACAAGACTGGAACTTGTTAGGTAGCTCTTCCCACACTCAGTGCACTTGTAGGGTTTGTATCCTGTGTGGATGCGCCGGTGCTTAAGAAGATAGGAATGACTTTTAAAGATTCCTCCACACTCGTCACATTGGTTCTCCAACTTCTTCTGGCAGCCTTGCTTCATTGTCAGTTCTTTAGCCTTCTTTTGACCTTTGCTGCCATCTAGGGGCTTCCGAGCTCCATTTCCTCGATGGGTTTTCAGTGGCTTCTTGAGATGCTTTCCATGCTCCAGGCCCTTTTGCACGCCCCTTCTGGTTTTTCCCACAGAGACAGCATTCAGCTGCCTTTGGGCCACGCCACCTTTCTGAAGAGGCTCCGCTGCTTTTGTGATCCTGTCACCTGCTGGATGACAGAGGAAATCCACAACCAGCCCATAGTGCCCACAATATTGCCCAGACAGAGCTCTCTGATCCTCTGATCTTGGCATTTGCCAACCCCaatctcctcccttcctccaccacctcacCTGGGCTGAGGTCTCCTGTCACATCCTCCACGCCATGCAGATCTGGGATCCAGGGATCTTCCCCTTCTTCAAGCTGGGAGATCACCACGGGTTTGGGGGATGGAAGGAGTCCTTAAATGACATAAACAGAGGAGATGAGAGCATTTggagggctactaagatgatcagagggctggaaaacCTCCCTGTGCATAAAGCTTGAGGAAATTGagcttgtttagcttggagaagagaaggcttcagggagacctcactgcGGCCTTCCAGTGTTTGAAGGGAGCGTATCAACAGGAGGGGGAACGCCTGCTTACATGTGttggtagtgataggacaaggggggatggttttaaactaagaggggagatttaggttggaaatgaggagaaagtttttcactcagagggtggtgaggcactggaacagtttgcccagggaggttgtggatgccccagccctggaggcattcaaggccaggcttgaTGCAACTCTGGGAAGCCTCCTCTACTGGTTGGCAAccttgcccagagcaggggggttgaaactcGAAGATCTTTAAGGTTCTTTTCAATCCAGGCcgttctatgactctatgatttcCATGGTTTTGACACAGCTGCTAAGTGTCCACGTGTACTATGTAATCACTCCTTTCCTGTAAAGCCACTTTTAAGGCCCAGTATCATTCAGGTCAGCAACATAGACTAGCTTTGTTTGAAGACAGCAAGGCTCTTCTATCTCTGAAAATACTGCAGGGACTTATTTATTTGCCTTACCTTTTACCTACTTATTCAATGCAGTTGACTTCAAGAAGGTTTAGGGGAAAACTGAGGAAGGCAATGCTGAGAAGGAAGATTTACATGCCACCACCAAGAAAAGCTCTTTTGGACGCATGTCTATATAactataatatatacatatatatacaagtaTATGTCTATATAGCTATATAGTttgtatattattatattattaaatattctaATATACactattatttttcatattatattATGATTGTATCATTatatcataatatatatatgttacagTGGATAACACACTACTGTCTTCTTAACTCATCCTTATCTTTTTTACTGTGTGGTTTtagtttgctgtttttttttttttttttttttaattttttttccttctgtatgcAGTAAATAATTGCATTGTGTTTATTACATGTCTTGCTCACAGAGGCTTCTTCTACACCACGAAAGCTCCCCTactgaggagaaaaggaagcaa from Anas platyrhynchos isolate ZD024472 breed Pekin duck chromosome 17, IASCAAS_PekinDuck_T2T, whole genome shotgun sequence includes the following:
- the LOC119718670 gene encoding zinc finger protein 2-like, with the protein product MATAHPAEEPVTFVEVAVYFSREEWELLHPAQRVLYRDVMLETYESITSLGLLPSPKPVVISQLEEGEDPWIPDLHGVEDVTGDLSPAGDRITKAAEPLQKGGVAQRQLNAVSVGKTRRGVQKGLEHGKHLKKPLKTHRGNGARKPLDGSKGQKKAKELTMKQGCQKKLENQCDECGGIFKSHSYLLKHRRIHTGYKPYKCTECGKSYLTSSSLVIHQRIHTGERPYKCLECEKSFRRSSALASHKYFHKGERPYKCPECEKTFQSHHGLNLHKRIHIGERPYKCPECGKGFQSRYRLNAHKWIHTGEMHYKCLKCEKGFPSRYRLKLHKRIHTGERPYKCPDCAKAFESSSDLRSHKCVHKGVKL